CAAATCATTATATTTATCTCTTAAGCAGGTGCATTAGACACTTTAAGTTAAAAGGGTTTCTTCCCATGCAGAGGAAAGCATTGTAGTAGTACGGAGGTCGAATGTCAAAATTATCTCAGCCGAATGTCAAAATTATATCTCATTTTGACACTCCATGGATCTTGACTTAAATTCGCTTGGTATTTATTACAAATAAGTTTCATGAACAAACAGACTACACAAGAAATACTTAAATTGGTAAAAGGAAAAATCATCTAACCACACTTATTATGTCCATCAAATAGGCTTTCATGGTATCAGTGCAACCATATATAAAACTAACTTCTTTTATCTGCTTAAGTGAATTAAATGACATTTCAATTATCAAACTGTTTTGTGCTAATCTTATACAGAGATTTAGGAATTTTTCCATGACCTCAACCACTTTAGAACAAGGAACCTTCAATTTTATCAGTTGATACCTAACATCTGAATAAGAAACAAAAGTTGGAAAAGAGAGTGGCCAAGAACACAAATTTTCTTAATTGCAACTCTATTTTCATTGATATGAAACGTAATTCTACTTCTAGGATGCTAGCAGTAAGCATAGAGACAATTTTTAGCAAAAAACTAGAAGATAAACACAAGTAGTAATGATGAGTTAGTTACATAATACATACATGTTTTATGGAAAAATACTTTAGAAAAAGTAGCAACTGACTAAGAGTTTCAACTTCAATTTGAAGCAGAGGTATGACAAGAGCAGCTGACCTACCTATTCTCCTGCTCAAGGAAGGAGACCCCCAACAGAACCACCTTTGAGTAGACCCAAGAAGATGAAAAACGTGAAAAAAATGGTACCAGTGACGATTCATGTATTCTCACTGTAGAAGCTTGGATTCGCGAATCAGATAAATCAATGCATCTCAGAATTAAGTCACGGTTGTTTTCCTCGAGAGCTTGATCCATAATCTGCGCCACTTCAATGGCCTGAGACAATTAGGCAATTGATTAGATGACAGCAgcaaaatcaataaaatatatacactgATATGTTTTTCGAACTAGCCAAAACCTCTTCATATGAAAGGAGATCATCTCGGCTAGAAAATATTTGGTCTGATATAATGCAATTATAAGTTGGATATTTGATAATCCCCATATCTACGAGCAAAAACGTAGACAGATCCAGCTCCCCGTTTAAGAAGAAAAGCCTCTGCATGTTGATTAACATGAAATAAAGacttttaaatatacatattctcaattattaattattaactatTTACAAACTGGCCTCATGGTCCTGCAGTATCAACCTAGCTCCCTATCAGGTGTGTGAGtgtttttaattatcaaaaaaagaattattgttTCAAATTGTTAAAAAGTATTAAGAATGTACCTCAACACGCCAAACAAGGGACTCAGCTTTTGGAGATATTCGTATACAGACTCCAGTTTTCTCAAATATCGCACTACATACATATATAGGTTCAAGAAAGTTCATAATTtccattttagaaaaattaggCCATGACAAATGAAATGCAAAGGAAAAAACATAGGATAATACCATAATTTATCTTCACATGTTGAAGTGAGCAATGCAATAAGATCTTGCTTTCTTGAGCCACCATGTTTGCTATTCTGAGACTCGTAAAAGTTAGGAAGTGTTAAATGAATGAAAGCTCATATAATAGTGGAATGTGGGTAATGAAAGGAAGATTATTCATTGGTGTAGCAGGCATGGACTAAGAGATTCCAAGTATATGTAACACTATGCTGTAATGTAAAAGAAAcattaatttaaaatgaaagTAGTGTTGTCCTTCTCTATGCACATTTTCATAGAGATAAGTACATAAAAACTATAAATCCATTAAAAGTAGTACTAATTTACTTTTCTGAAATCATGCGTGTTAAAGTCAGATCATGGATATAGACAAATATCTGGCTCGTATCTGTCCACACAGTATTACTCTTTATGTGTAGTCATCAGAAGCCATCAATCTAGGAGCAGATACTATGGTATAAACCATATTTAGGAGAAACCATCTGTAACACTCCATTGGAGATATTGAAATCCATAGATACATTCTTCATTCTCATATGGAATGAAACTGGAATAATTATGCATATAATTCTGGTGAACACCTAACATTGCAACAGGTATCTTAGATTGACACTGCTACAAGTTAGTAAGCTGTAAGCGAAAAATGTACAAGTTCTGTAATCAACACTACTACAGAAGAAACCCCTGCTTTATAGAGCTTTCATTTGCATATGACTCCTTAGAAACTTTGGATGGACACATTATATAGTTCAAGTATAACTTTCAGAATGTTGCCAATGGACTCTACTGTGATTTGATTTTTAACTGTAAACCTAGTCCAAAGATCCTTAAAACATTCCAATTTAGAGGCCCTAGACATTTAAATGGTCCAGGAGCAATTTTATGATGGACTCCAAAACCCAGAGCAGGTCAGTTTAGGCAAGGGGATCAAATAAAAGGCAGAGGTAGCATTCTGGAAAGTACAAGTTCCATGTCCTTTTAAGGAAGTTTCCTTGACATTTGAAGTTAACAAGTGTATGATAGTTTTATCCCACCAGACTTGCCTTTCAATGAAGAATTCCTGCTGAGGCAAGCTAACATAAATTTAATCTGATACAGGCTGATTCAGGTATGCATACCCTAATTCTCAATCACTATAATAATGTCTTTGTTCCACATTTAAGGTACACAATATTCTGCTAAATTCTTAACTAGATAATTGGTTTTcagactttttttatttttacttcaGATTACCGACTCACTTGCACGAAAACCCCTTGAATCAGACAACCCAATTAAGGTCTGCTTCGCAGGTTAACAGACAAGAACCTCTGCCTTATAGATCGACACAACAGACTCAATACTAGAAGAAAAATGCAAATGAAATGTAGCATACACTCATTCCTTGCATTTCGAGCAATAAGTCTCTCCTATATTCCTAAAAATACAACTTACGCTATATGTGAGGTGAAATAAATAACAATCTGCAATCTTTTGATTATTTATGTAGAGGTGGTTCATTAACAATATGAGTTTAAAGTTTTATGACGATAAAATATTTTCCTTGTAAGAAACCAAAGATAATCACATCTAAAACTAGCCATAGACCCCCTTGCAAAGTGCATAATTGAAAAATAGACTCTTACAACTACAACAAGGCAAGTAGACATGATGGTAAGACAGAAAGAATACAGAGGCATTGCATCAAAGAAAAGACTTATTACGAGGATTTCTCCTGACACGCTATTTGCCAAGGGACAGAATAAGTAGTTGGAACCTTTATCTAGTCATCTCTTTTCTATCAAGCTGATACTAGGTCTAGAATTgctataaatatattctcctAACATAAATACATCTAGATTACTACATACCAgagattttctttcttttatttttggctAATTacacattatttattttaattaaattaatctaGGTTCCAAAGTTGAATAGCTAAAACGCATGCATGTATACAACTTGAGTGTGTCTGCTTCAGATGAAATAAATTGAAAGTCGAAACATTTATCCTCTGGACAATTCTAAAACAACTGGAGATGTCAGGATCTAATTTAAAAAGATCATCGAGAGTGTTCAGAATGAAGAAGGTTGGTGCGCAGAATAGATGAAATCTAAAAATATGGGAGGAGTACAATGAGTACACCTATGTCAACGAATGTTTGGACACTAGGAGAAAATTGTGTGTTTGGACTGCTTTTCAGGAAAGTTAAACCAAATACCTGGATAGACTTGTTCCCTACTTTCCTACAAAGGGAATGCTTAACAAATGCGGCAAACAGATTTTGACCTTTGCCAATTAGATAAAAgtaaatataagatatatatactcTCGACATAATATGTTTCTATGGATATGTTGTGTCACTTGATATAGGTAAACAGTGTATTTAATTTTGGCTTTGTTCATGCAATGATGCACTAGTGTTTCTTGTATTCAAATCTTCAATATATCCTCAAAAATAGCCCATGAACTCCACGGAAAAGGACATATCATGCACTATAATGGTCACATGtatcttcattatatacttttaGCTATGACAGTCAGTATACTTTTCAAACTTGTACAATACATAATTACAACTACTACTTGTATTATAAGAAATTTGCAAACCTTATTCATAGTACTAATTATTTCACGGAGGTCACCAACAGCCAGCATATTTAAAACCTCTTCTAGGTCATCCTTGTGAATATCATCCTTCGATTCAATCAAACAAACATAACCTGCTACTGTCATGACAAAACATAATCGGTTGTCCCATTATTAACATTCCTAAGAATAATACATTGTGACTGAAGCTTAAGTTGCAAGAATGTTCATAAAGTCCAACATGCAAAGACTTAGACATAGTGATAGGACATATGGTGAAAGATTACCAGAAAGCTCTTTTGCTGCCAATCGGCAATCCAGAATTTCATTGTAGGAAATGTTGACCAACCGAAACCATGGACCTGAGTATGTGAAAATAAAGTTTCTTTAGCAGGTTTTAGGACAAATATATCATGGTAAATAGGTAGTTCGACAACATATGCCAGGCTGTCCCCTGAACCCAAAATGGGCATCAGAATTAAAATTCAAGGGATAAAACAAGAAAATTGGTCAGACTCGGCAACCACATGCCTAATACAACATTAATGTTAGGCTACCATTACAAAACATCCAATCCTGATGTACAATCTTTAGATATGTAAAATAAACCATCCACAATACTATGATATATTTCAATTGTTCCAATAGGTGTATTGAATAAATACTTTGATTACAAGTTTATAAGACATGCAAATTATCTACTGTAAAGTGTAAATTGTTTAAGGGAAATATCTACAACTGTGCGCAAAAACACACAAATGAACACGtcattttgaaaagaaaatgataAGTTGCGATTGGTCCATGGTCAAAACTGGTACAGATGCAGCATATGATCTACGAATGAAATATATTCGTCATCATGAAAAACTGAGATACGACTAGATAGGAAGAATACTACGAAACCTTTCCGTGTATATAGCCGAACAAAAAGTCTCTGACCATCATCCGAAAGTGATAAGAACGATTCTGACAACAAGAAGCTAAGGTAATGAGTATATATCAATAAGATTGGAATATTAgaattaaaagtaaaaatttgtcaaaTACCCAAAAACGTCTTCTCATCGGCTGTGATTAAATGAGGATTAGTCCTTAAAACCTCTTGCAACATCAAGACAAAGTTATGCTGGTACTTAATATTATTAGGACAAGTTTTCTCTATTTCGACAACATTTAAAACATGCTTCCACAAGGAGTTGAAAAGTTGATTATCTTCACATTCTTTTTCACCTACAAGTATCTTCTTGCAACAAACAATCTGAACTGGAATAGCAGCAAGGGCACGATCAGGAACATATGTAATGGAGCCCTGTAACAAATTTGCGTAGTAAAATATCATGGCAACATATCTACCAGTCCAGTGACCAAAAGTTTTGCAGAATTCAAAGGAAGTGTAATGTACGGAACACACATTCGCTAACCTCGCAACTGCGTAAACGATTTTATATTACTTTACAGCGTAAATTATATCTATTGCCCTGTGGTAGGTTCGTCAATATAAATGTGAATATCAAACTACAAGATGTGCTATATGCATGTTATACAGCACACTCAAGATCAAAATGGTCACAATATATGGAGTAGATGTGCTAGGAAGTGCACTTTTACAAACGTACCATATATGATTAAAATGGGGCTTTTAGACACTACCTCCTTTGCTGGGAGTTTAAGTTTATATTGCAGCTAATTGATTGGTATAATTGGTACAAATGTGGAACAAAGGTTTACTGAAGCATATGCTTGCATGTGTGTCCAAAGAACAGACCAAAAAGATAAAGACGACTTACCTCAAAGCACAGGCCAAATTTATCCATTAAAGGAGATAGATATTGGGCCAAATCTCGAGGTAGAAAACCAACTGTTTTAGTACTTTCAGGATCTTCAACAAGAACCTGGCACAAGGGTCCATGCAACACTTTTAATTCCTTATATCTGAACAAACTCTAATCAATTGAAGACACCGGTTAGAAGTAAGGAACCTTGATTGCATTAGGATCTTTGGCGTTACTAGGATCTCTCATAAGAGATATAGCTTCCCCAGGATTAAGCTCCACCTTATCACAAAATCTCCGGGCTACGATAGAAGTCATAAGGTTGTATCCATATATGTCATCCACAGATTCAGCACTCTGTGGTCTAGAAATCTGAGGGGAAATTGAAGGGCTGCTAGCTATATAATTCAATTTTCCATTGAGCACTGGGTTTTCTTCAGAAGAActagcaggtgtatttagaatATAATCTCTAATTGTGTGCATTTTGCATTCTAGGCTGGTACTTTCTTCAGCAACAGAGTCACCAGAATTGTTGCGAGTGCCACACACATCGTTCTCATGACTAGTCTGCACAATAATACCTTCAGTATGTTCTGACTTGTTGAATTCCCGCGAAAAGTTCAAATCAAGGAGGGTACGCTGGCTCAGTTTTCGTTTAGTGCCTCTAGCTAGACAATTATCTGAAATCATTAGGCTATATAAGGTCCAGAAGCATATTCACATGATCAGAACAcaataaaatcatctaaaaacACTATCTCAACTAACTAAACAATCAATGTTACTTTGCAAggtctaatatttttttaatttcattttgattATTCACGAGTAGTCAAACTCAGGTTTATTTCCCGACTCCtactaactaaaaaaattaatgtgtACCTGCAACGAAACCCTTGTCAGCATTtcatacatattttaatatttctatgTATGTGTAACGTGTATAATCCGTGGAGGCTACTCTAAATTCTAAAATCAGCTGTCTTCCAAAATAAATCGGTTTTGTCTGGTCTTTCAATacatacagaaaaaaaaaagattagtgACTTGTCAAGTATCTCGTAGTCTTGGCTCAGCCACTAAAATTATTTGAGCAACCAAACAATTGGTGTGAAAATAATCAATTGGAAGctaattaaatacaaaaaggCAATTAAAATATAGAAAGGCAGTAGAAATGGAGAACAGATATAGATAAATATACCTAGATGAGAATTGATAGTTCGATCATCGCCTCGGATATTATTGTGACAAACGGGACAAGTCACCCAATCAGAAGCCACCGCATTCGAACACGAAGATCCTTCTCCTCCATTTCTCTCATCAGAGACGGTTAAAAAGCTCTGGAACGGATAAACAAGTAAATCTACGTAGCAGATAAGGGTAATATGtgcataaataaaatatatatataggtgacTGTACCTGTGACTCTGAGATGGGGGTGGAGAGAATAGAGTGGCGATTGGGGAGGTAACGACGTCGTTTCCCGATTAGTCTAATCAGACTTTCTCTTCCGGTCAGCATATTCTCTCTTGTCCCCTTGTGTTAGGGTTTTTTCCTGTGCCCTAGTTTTCAATTGTTTTGCCCCCAGCCCCCCTTTTTATACTCCTCAGCTCCACTCTCATTCAACTCCCGCCAAATTGACCACTCCCGCCAAATTGTAGGGATGAACCAAATTGTAatttatggggccgtttgggtgagtttaaaataagtgttttttgattaaactgtttgacaAATAAGCAGAACTAACTTTTTTTAGGTGCTTCTTTggtttttacacaaacggtacaaataagtgcttataacttataagctcAGAAGTTGGCTTATATTTACGCCAAACACCACTTATGTCTGCGTATTCATACGAATAACTAAAACTCTCTCCGTCTATTTACTAATTAATCAATTACAGTAGTTCCAAATATCGCTATTTACCGGAAAAATATTTCTATTGtcatttttcaagaaaatgtCTCAAAATGTTAGTTCAAAACGCGACTGGTATTGATCAAAATGTTAGTTCAAAACGCACTGATGGCGTGtttacaatataatattatttttacatatttttagttTCTTTTCTTTACTCACAAACTCATATCATAGACATGAACAGGAAATTTTTGTATCAGTTTTTCGAATTTTCTTTTCCACCAGCTTCTAAATCTTTCTTTGCCAAAATAATATCTCTtaatacttaaataaaataaactatgaAATTGATACAATTAACTCATTACGTTGATTGCTTGGCACGCCTTCTATGCAAGGGGTTTTCCTTTCTCTATTATCTCTATGTAGTCTATAGAGTTTGAACTTGGCACAAGTCCTTCTATGAAACATGTTCATGAGTCCTTATCGGGAGATCCTGCTGATGTTCACGAGCTTACATGAATATAAACTTAAACATAATGTTCAAACTTTGCATGTTTAAAACCAAGCCAATTCCAAGCTCAACATCAAGCCATAGATGAAACTCAAGACTGTTACGATGAAGTATTGATACCCGATGTGTATCCAACATATCTTCGGCAACTGAGAGAAGCGGACAAGCAAGTGTGCACAATCTATTACAGTAAAGGTTAACAGGTGTATCATGATATAAATAAAAGCGAAGGATGCTAATAGAGCTTTGAGATAGGGAACAGATCTTTTCTTGCAACTAAATCCATTCACAAGAACTGGTTAATATTTCCTCTACAATATATATACTCTTATAAATCATTGAAAAAGACATAAATCATTACCAAACGATAACCTCTGGAAAGGTTCATAATCCCCATGTCGCCACTCCCGCTCTCATCTTTCTGTACACTAAGAAATATATCTCGCTATATACTGATGTTCCTCATATATTCCAGAAAACGAAACACATCAGTATGATCTACCCAGCAGTCCACTTCATATCCCGCGACAAAAAGCTCACTATGCCGGTGTATAATCTAATAATGCAAACTTCACATGCATGCCAATTTTACCACCATCAGAAACCAGCTTAGCAGCAGTAACTAACCAATGACCTGGAGTGTCATGTGGACCCCGCACAACCTCATTCACATCTACGTATCTAAGCAGTTTCTTAGAACGAAGCGGCACAGGTGGTCCTTCAGGGTATACTCCAGAATTCAGTGCAGCCGGCAGCTGCTTTGGTGCATCAGTCACAGCTCTCTGGGTAAATGAGAAGGTTGTACTTATATTTGTCAGGAAACCTGACTTTCGAGAAGATTGTTGTGCAGCTGCCCACTCGGTCTTCCTAATAGTACAGTTGGGTAGGTAAGTGAAGAGCAAACGGAGATGAAGTATTGTCTTTGGCCATTGCCCCTTGCTGACAAGCTGAGCACCAGTCACAACAAATGCACCACCTGATTCTTGGCCTTGCAGCCAGTTGGGATCATGCCTAACCACTGATGAGCACACATTTGAAAATTTTTTCCATCTCACTGGTTCCAAGAATTGCTCATTTGATTCATAATCATCTGACCCACGCCATTGACATGCTACAGAAGAGTTAACTGAAGCAAGCTCCATCATGTTTGGAAGGCTAGAAAGATGCTGCACATGTATTGCCAACTGGTTGCATTTCTTACCTTCTAGGAACAAACGGAGGCCAACCACTGGTTTTTTACCACTACCAACCTGATAAATTAAcaatatgaaatatttaaagTGTCCAACACATACCACAAAAAGCAACAATCTTCTAATATATTGGAATGGCACTTACTTCATCGCTAACATTTATAAAGTTAATTCATAATGTCAGCGCAATTTATTTCGACTTATCATCGGTCAAAAACTAAAGTAAACCACAGTGTTTCAGATGCAAGGAAAATTTGCAAAAAGAAATAGTGGATGGATATAGCACCTAGCTACGAACCACGACTTAATAAGAGCAGAACATATAACCTCACTTCACCtctttcttatatcaaataaaaaagatttTCCATCAACATGGTAAAAGTAAAGATAGGAGGTATCTACATTAATTGAACCTGTAACCTAGGACTGTTCATGAAACTGAACCACAAAAAAATGCGCAAGTTACTTAAAAGACAGTAAACTAATGATAACAGTTATAATTAATACAAACATGTGTATCACTTCACAAGCGAGTGTTCACAATATTGACCAAGTATTTCATGAGCCAACTGCAATACTAtgtttgaaacaaaattaattCATATCATTTGCCACATTCAATATCATGCTGATCATATATAAAATGCTCCACcacttgaattaaaaaaaaaaatacaatcctTCAGAATTCACAATATTGAAAACCAATTTTTGGCCAATAGGATCAGCTAAACTTTGTAAACAGATTCCAGAAGGCACAGGCTTGCCAATAACATCTACAACTTTAAACATAGTTGAAGCAGACCATGTTATTAACCTCAAAACTAAGTTCTAGATGATCTCTAAATCTGAGTACTCTACAGTAAGAACTAGTAATAATGATATAGTACAAGATACCTCCCCAAAATGCCTAGACAAAAggcagaatatatatatatatatatatatatatatatatatatatatatatatatatatatatatatatataggctcatgatcaaatagaaaccatttttaaaataaaaactagaaaccaatacaagttagtgatattcgcagtacaatttagtgatattctctttaggatttagtgatctgtgttgcaagaattagtgaaaacttgcagaaacagcccagaatctccatatatgttccaaaaactgctcaaatctccagatctgttcacgttttcgattcagatggtggtgacggtggtggagatggtggaggtgaaggtggagatggaggaagaatgattgtagcgaaggtgtgggtggtttgaagtagggggttagagcgttgccggaatagtggcggctccgcggcgttttgaagttgagccgaggtggagaaagaagtatgaacagGGCTGAAAaaggttgaagcagcgaccaagatggggttggtgaagatggaggtggagattgtgttgttagagaaataatggaggtggagatggaggaggcgggcggcatagaggtggtggtggttatggaggaggtgagacggaggtggtggcagtggcggatgtggaggtggggttggtgaagatggaggtggggttggtgaagatggaggtggagatgaggttgtttaagaatttagtggtatttgctttaggatttagtgatatttcaacttggtttttagtttctagactaagaaggtttctattggagtaaaactctatatatatatatcaactctCACAGAGATGACCTTccccaaataataataataataaaattgtgcATGGACTAATACATTACCTGGGTGGAGCTCACGCTAATCTTGGGACCAAAGAAAGCAAATTGCAGTGAAGGGCAAGAAGACTTTTTCCTTTGATGCCTAAGAGGCAGTTCACAAAACAAGGGGGCCCATTGTCTGGGGACTTGGAACTCCAAGAAACAATGTAAATCCTCCAGAGCAGGCTTATCTGAAGAATAAGTTGTACTTACTATCATCAACTAATACAATATCATATAAGTAAATGAAACTGATAATGTACGAGGTGCTAAAGCTTCCTCCAATACATGCCTAACAAATAAGCAGAACCCTATCTATATTCTTGAATACCAAGCTAAGAAAAATATAGACAGGCCCCAAGTGCTAATTTGATACAAAAGCTATCGCATTAAGGGCCACAGGCATGAAGTACAATATAGGaacataaaacaaacaaaaaggatTAAAACGACGATAAAGCATTTACATACTGTTAGGGATTGACAATAATTTCTGACACATGTAGAAGCGTCTTAACTTCTATCAACAGATCCCCCATTTACATATTTATGGGATCTGGTTCATGTAAGAACAACAAAATGAGAACCATATGCTACAACATGATAATTATAACGAAAGTTCAACACGATAATGTGCTGAACCTTTATTTTTATGTGTGTACAACTTTAAGTGTTCAATATGGACTGTTATCAGAGGATAGAATTATAGAACATTTTGGTTCTGTAATATGATACTTGATGCATATATTCTGAAAGAGAGATCCGCACATGGATCATTGTCACTTAATAGAATTTATATCTTATATACAAAGTTATGCTGAACATTCGGTATCTATAAATCAAACCTTAGAGGTTCCTGTTTTTCAAACATGAAGACCAATTTCATCTGATTCAAACCCTTTATGTATGACAAAATGGTAacaataaataaatcatatgaaaaattaaataaatgagaCAAGATCGCATACTTACAGCGTAGATATAAGTTGATAGCATGACTAAGATAGCCGCTTCCTGGAACACCGGAGAGGAGAGAAGTAATAGGTACAAGTTTGAAAGAAATTGCTTCAGGGTGGGAAGCCACTGTCTGAAGCCAATTGGAATGGCTTTGTGAAAATACATCCCCTCCTCTTTTTGATGAAATAATTGTGAGGCCCTGTCCCAAATTACTTCATATATTCATGGCCCACATTTTAGTTTATCAGAAAGCATAAGGTGTTTAGAGCTTACATCTTTGCTTGATGTTTCTGTGATGCTGGTGAATTGCATTGTATGCTGCTGTAGCATACGATTAAAAACCTCGGGAACCTACACAATTTGAAATATCCACTTAAAAGCATCACATTGAAGGGACATAAGAAAGACACTAGAACACACAATAAACCTTCTGTTTTCCATCTCTCGTCTTCCTCTCTAGTAGAGGACTCCTCCCATCTGAAAAGAAATGATCCCCAAGATCCTCCAAATAACCTCGCAGGTCAGCAGGAGGAATTACAGAGGACGGTCTCTGTTTAATGCAAATTATATCTTGACCACCAACAGCCAACCCCACAATTATGTGAGTTCCATAAGTTCGGATGAACCTGAAGCAAACGGAAAAGAAAACTGAACCAATGTACCCAAATCACTACAAGGCTCAGAATGCTAATTTGTTACACGCTCAGAATGCCAAGGCGTTGGAAATTCGTTATGACCCTTGCTAAATCTAGTCTAAAACTTTTATAACTACCCTCAATGACACTCAGAAAACAatgcattttaatttaaacatcaTTCGACTAActtcaattataatttataaatgaggTATTAATAATGTACGAAACACAATGACCAAAATTACCTTGATAAGGACGCAGGATTCCAGTGGGAAGGAACAGACTTCTTAACCTTGTCATGCAGTACTAGTGGAGATGCTATCAGGTGTAGATAGTACAAAGAGATAAAGTACCCATCAAAAGCAAGATGATCTGCTTCTGCAGCGTCGTTTAACCAAGAACCACTTAAATCAAACATAGCATTGAAGTATCCTGAAGGTACTTTTCCTTGTACTGAAGATTTCTGATTCAGTAACTCTGACATCTGTAGCA
This genomic window from Daucus carota subsp. sativus chromosome 7, DH1 v3.0, whole genome shotgun sequence contains:
- the LOC108196137 gene encoding fanconi-associated nuclease 1 homolog isoform X5; its protein translation is MLTGRESLIRLIGKRRRYLPNRHSILSTPISESQSFLTVSDERNGGEGSSCSNAVASDWVTCPVCHNNIRGDDRTINSHLDNCLARGTKRKLSQRTLLDLNFSREFNKSEHTEGIIVQTSHENDVCGTRNNSGDSVAEESTSLECKMHTIRDYILNTPASSSEENPVLNGKLNYIASSPSISPQISRPQSAESVDDIYGYNLMTSIVARRFCDKVELNPGEAISLMRDPSNAKDPNAIKVLVEDPESTKTVGFLPRDLAQYLSPLMDKFGLCFEGSITYVPDRALAAIPVQIVCCKKILVGEKECEDNQLFNSLWKHVLNVVEIEKTCPNNIKYQHNFVLMLQEVLRTNPHLITADEKTFLESFLSLSDDGQRLFVRLYTRKGPWFRLVNISYNEILDCRLAAKELSVAGYVCLIESKDDIHKDDLEEVLNMLAVGDLREIISTMNKNSKHGGSRKQDLIALLTSTCEDKLCAIFEKTGVCIRISPKAESLVWRVERLFFLNGELDLSTFLLVDMGIIKYPTYNCIISDQIFSSRDDLLSYEEAIEVAQIMDQALEENNRDLILRCIDLSDSRIQASTVRIHESSLVPFFSRFSSSWVYSKVVLLGVSFLEQENRYIEAIRLLKRLLLNFTSDKRRGYWTLRLSIDLEHLGRPNESLTIAEKGLLDPWVRAGTRISLQRRVLRLGKPPRRWKTPSFSESVQRKITEVHVQGRPLNCVTGTKSRFYGEDGEQCGVEQLALQYYAGEGGGWQGIHAESGVWLTIFGLLMWDIIFTDMPNVFRNLYQVLASCILHPWIWTQIASMNQERAS
- the LOC108196137 gene encoding fanconi-associated nuclease 1 homolog isoform X2 produces the protein MLTGRESLIRLIGKRRRYLPNRHSILSTPISESQSFLTVSDERNGGEGSSCSNAVASDWVTCPVCHNNIRGDDRTINSHLDNCLARGTKRKLSQRTLLDLNFSREFNKSEHTEGIIVQTSHENDVCGTRNNSGDSVAEESTSLECKMHTIRDYILNTPASSSEENPVLNGKLNYIASSPSISPQISRPQSAESVDDIYGYNLMTSIVARRFCDKVELNPGEAISLMRDPSNAKDPNAIKVLVEDPESTKTVGFLPRDLAQYLSPLMDKFGLCFEGSITYVPDRALAAIPVQIVCCKKILVGEKECEDNQLFNSLWKHVLNVVEIEKTCPNNIKYQHNFVLMLQEVLRTNPHLITADEKTFLESFLSLSDDGQRLFVRLYTRKGPWFRLVNISYNEILDCRLAAKELSAGYVCLIESKDDIHKDDLEEVLNMLAVGDLREIISTMNKNSKHGGSRKQDLIALLTSTCEDKLCAIFEKTGVCIRISPKAESLVWRVERLFFLNGELDLSTFLLVDMGIIKYPTYNCIISDQIFSSRDDLLSYEEAIEVAQIMDQALEENNRDLILRCIDLSDSRIQASTVRIHESSLVPFFSRFSSSWVYSKVVLLGVSFLEQENRYIEAIRLLKRLLLNFTSDKRRGYWTLRLSIDLEHLGRPNESLTIAEKGLLDPWVRAGTRISLQRRVLRLGKPPRRWKTPSFSESVQRKITEVHVQGRPLNCVTGTKSRFYGEDGEQCGVEQLALQYYAGEGGGWQGIHAESGVWLTIFGLLMWDIIFTDMPNVFRNLYQVLASCMYYFLYKTAPLDMDTDSFYESRKSLIESLLEKVQNGMAEEILITSWESHFGTACRGVKWDNHSLSDLRAIVTCIGGPCLASICRHLAQDYRSWSNGMPDLLLWRFHGDYNGEAKLVEVKGPRDRLSEQQRAWLLFLMDAGFNAEICKVRPLL